The genomic window CAAAGAACCATCAAGTCAACCTGAACCACATACAAGGGGGGAGCATTCCGACTCTGCAACTGGGTTACACGCGTCCTCGGTTTCTCTTGGACTTTGGCTTAGAAGAATTTATTGTTGTAGCCATATAAATCCAATCACATAACCTGTCAATGAATCGGATATAAGCATACCTTGTGCTCTTTTTGATCATCACTGCACCAAGAAAACCCCAGAAGCCAACCACAAATCCCGGACTCAAGCTAACATAGAACCATatcatttctgaatttttttcagCTGTTGGGCCCCCTGCTGGTTCATCGCCGAGGCATTTTTCAGGCAGTGGCTGTCCACAAAGATACCGATTGCCAATGTAGATGGATGGATCATTTATTAAGGTTTGAAGTTGGTTGCCAGATGGAATTCTTCCTGACAGATTGTTGTAGGACAAGTTCAGATGCtccaaaaaattcagatctgagatgcttgtTGGAATTGCGCTTGATAGGTTGTTCATCGACAAATCAAGTGACTCCAACTGCCCCATGGCACCAATATTTTTTGGAATCCTTCCTGTCAAATGATTCCCTGATAAATTcaagaaatgaagtccatgaaggtttgTTAACTCTTCAGGAATCTGTCCAGAAATGTTGTTGTCTGAGAGGTCTAAGCTTGTCACAAGTGAGAGCACGGTAGTGAATGTGACTTCAATACTTTTCATGGTTATCAGGAGATTCTCAGTGTAATAGGAGGCCACATCTTCAGAAAGAACGGATTTGCTCTCATTTTGTATCACAATCATGGCTCTGAAATTACCAAATGATGGTGGCAAAGTTCCAGAAAGATTGTTGTCAGCAAGGTCCAACACTTGAAGGGAAGCAAGCAGTGAAAGGTTCATAGGAATATTACCATCCAACATATTTGATCGCAGACGGAGAACCTTTAATGATGAGAGACTCTCTCCAATCCATTTAGGTATGCCACCTGACAACATATTATTGCCAAGGTCAAGAGTAATCAACTGTTTGCACTGTTGTAAAGACAAAGGAATTTTACCAGATAGGTTGTTGTTTCTCAGATGTAGAGAATTGAGCTGACTGAGAGATCCCATTGAGCTAGGAATGCCTCCTGACAATCTGTTGTCTGAGAAATCAATGACACTCAAAACTAATGAATTGTTCCAACAGTCAGGCAAAACTCCTGATAAATCATTATCGGCGAGATTGAGAACCTTTAGATGATTTGCCTCACAAAAGGCTGATGGGATGCTACCATTGATTCTGTTGTGGGAAAGAAGTAGAATGTAGAGATAGTCAACACCACCAGCCAAGTCTGGGGGAATAGGTCCAGAGAATAAATTGTTGGAGAGATCCATTAATGTTAGCATGGGATTCATTTGAGGTATGTGACCTTCAAAGCTGTTGTAGCTCAAATCAATGCCATCTATCCAAAAACAATCCAAGGAGCCTGGTAGCTTTCCTTTCATATGATTATGGGAGGCATTAAGAAAGAAGTCAGACAAACacatgtcccaaaaccaatcaggGAAATTTTCTGATATTCCTGCACTGGATATGTCTAATATAGACAAATCAGTCTGGTTCCGAAGCCATGGAGGGAATTTGGGCCCCAGTGGACAAGATCCCATTCTGATTTCTGTTGCTTTAAACGgaggaagccaatcttgactcgCATTTGTTGTCAATGAGTTATGAGACAGATCCAAAATTGTTAAGCTTGTAAGGTTGGCAAAGTGGGCTTCCATCAGCGCTCCTACCAAGAAATTTGATGTGAGATTCAGCTCGGATAGGGAAGATAACTTCCCTAGTGATGCAGGAATTGAACCATTCAATGAATTAACACCAAGATTAAGAGATTCCAAACTTTGGAGCTTCCCTATTTGGCTAGGCAAAGGACCACTAACATTGT from Elaeis guineensis isolate ETL-2024a chromosome 4, EG11, whole genome shotgun sequence includes these protein-coding regions:
- the LOC105034466 gene encoding uncharacterized protein, with amino-acid sequence MASTKTSIPLAYVIWIGFFLFSGSVQRCLCFSGNSSKSGSCIERERKALLSIQKGIYDAHKWLSWNGKDCCRWRGVGCDAMTGHVVKLDLHYPYPYDVGYPDNHRPNKSEVSPCLLHLRHLNYLDLSMNYFGGVSIPDFIGSLATLEYLNLSNAGFGGIIPHQLGNLSNLLYLDLTSDNLYSLDVDNLSWLAQIRFLQHLDLSGVDLSKASNWIHVINMLPSLSVLRLSIANLSSLPSILPYVNFTSLTTLDLFGNNFASSIPGWMFNLSSLEYLNLGLNHFHGNIPLTIGNLKKLQVLDLSMNGFGGEIPKTLWSLKNLRSIDLHQNSISGGISETVGNLKSLESLDLSGNRISGEIPKTIGRLTKLRSLGLGENNISGVIPRSIGNLTGLRYFYANANNITGRIPETIGNLKYLVILDLSSNIIKEGLPESIGNLHNLWALYLSNNQISGEIPGTIGNLGELRRLYLSNNVINGQIPEAVGNLHQLEELLLDNNTIAGVIPRTVGNLCNLHNLDASENNIGGEITGFMEGFSRCSPNRLRYADLHDNNVSGPLPSQIGKLQSLESLNLGVNSLNGSIPASLGKLSSLSELNLTSNFLVGALMEAHFANLTSLTILDLSHNSLTTNASQDWLPPFKATEIRMGSCPLGPKFPPWLRNQTDLSILDISSAGISENFPDWFWDMCLSDFFLNASHNHMKGKLPGSLDCFWIDGIDLSYNSFEGHIPQMNPMLTLMDLSNNLFSGPIPPDLAGGVDYLYILLLSHNRINGSIPSAFCEANHLKVLNLADNDLSGVLPDCWNNSLVLSVIDFSDNRLSGGIPSSMGSLSQLNSLHLRNNNLSGGIPKWIGESLSSLKVLRLRSNMLDGNIPMNLSLLASLQVLDLADNNLSGTLPPSFGNFRAMIVIQNESKSVLSEDVASYYTENLLITMKSIEVTFTTVLSLVTSLDLSDNNISGQIPEELTNLHGLHFLNLSGNHLTGRIPKNIGAMGQLESLDLSMNNLSSAIPTSISDLNFLEHLNLSYNNLSGRIPSGNQLQTLINDPSIYIGNRYLCGQPLPEKCLGDEPAGGPTAEKNSEMIWFYVSLSPGFVVGFWGFLGAVMIKKSTRYAYIRFIDRLCDWIYMATTINSSKPKSKRNRGRV